Within the Paenibacillus sp. AN1007 genome, the region AATGGTCTGACGAAAAGGCTCGGAGGTGAAAAAGCTCTGCTGCCATGCATCCCGATCATATACTAATGTCCGTTTCTGGCTTCCGCCTACAGCACCCAGATTGTTTGCTGTGATATAGATGGAATCAATATAATTGTAGTTATCGATGAAATCCGCAACGACACGCTGCACATCATTTTTGGATTCCAGAAATTCTTCTTCTGTTTTCTCTGATATTTTGTATAAAAAGCGCTGGATATGATCATCCCGCAGAAACAGCATCGATAATCGATCGATCTCCTTTACTAAACCTCCGATGTTGTGGTCCAGCTGCTGGAACTGCTGATAGAGCAGGCGTTCATTCTGGATCTTGACCATATTCTGCATAAAAGAATAAATAAAATAAGAAGCCCCCGCCATGACGGCGAGGCTGATGACCATAATATAGAGAATAAGCTGGGTTCGCAGCTGTCTGGAAGTGAAAAGCGATAGGAGGGTTTTCTTCATTTAAGGCACCCTCTTGTCTTTGAGTGTTGTTTGCCTGCGGTATTCATTTGGATTAAGTCCCGTAATTTTTTTGAAAACTTTACTAAAATACGTATACTCCGGCGAAAAGCCAACCAAGGCTGGTACATCGGAAGAACGCAGCTGGTTCTGGGCAAGCAGTTCTTTCGCACGTTCGATGCGGTATCGGTTAACGTAATCAATATACGTAATCTGCAGCTCCTTACGGAAGAGGTTGCTGAGATAACCCGGACTTAAACCCACATAGTCCGCGACCATCTGCAGACTGATATTTTCTGTATAGTGGCGTTTGATGTATTCAATCGCACGGGTGATCTCATCACTCATTTGTAAGCGCTTGCGAACCAAATCAACTAGAGTGTTCATGTATGTGAGGACCTGGTCAAGCATATCGGGCATCGTATCACAATTCTCCAGTTTTTCGGTCATGCTGAGCAGCAGCGTCTTTTCATTGTTGTGATCATATACATTTGTATTAATCCACTGTACAAACTGATACACCGTAATCTCCAGTGTTTTGCGATCTTCACACATCCCACATTCGATCTCATCCAGAAACTCATCATACTCTCTTTGTTTCAGCTGTGGGAGCAGCTCCCTTATGTCGTTATGGTTACGAATTCGTTCAACTCGTGCAAGTACACCGGTTCGGTCGGCACGCCCAGTCCCTTGGTGCTGCTGTCCTGGGCCGACAATAAATTTGCGCTGCAGCGCCCGCTGGGCTTCGGCATATTGTCTAGGGAGCGAATCATACCCTCCATTGACACTGCTGATTCCGAATGAGACCGTGCAGTTGAAATAATGACGAATCGTATCTTGAA harbors:
- a CDS encoding response regulator, with the protein product MYKVMIVEDEMLVRIGLKNSVEWSRFGLEVTADFPDGLAAWDYYEREKPDVVITDISMPRMDGMELISNIRRQDKHTRVVVLSCLEEFELARKALKLDVSSYILKLTMTEEEIEQVLTGVREELDQQQSHVNIVQRTTASASPDIELVKEKMFKDFMFYQIFSTDEFSRFVTEHGLRLSPVRLVVCVMEVDHYFSLKERFRDEHGHLVKMSMLNILSEIMSGYKRGEAVQINDRHYAIVLHFADMLSEQAIVQEIRQLLEHIQDTIRHYFNCTVSFGISSVNGGYDSLPRQYAEAQRALQRKFIVGPGQQHQGTGRADRTGVLARVERIRNHNDIRELLPQLKQREYDEFLDEIECGMCEDRKTLEITVYQFVQWINTNVYDHNNEKTLLLSMTEKLENCDTMPDMLDQVLTYMNTLVDLVRKRLQMSDEITRAIEYIKRHYTENISLQMVADYVGLSPGYLSNLFRKELQITYIDYVNRYRIERAKELLAQNQLRSSDVPALVGFSPEYTYFSKVFKKITGLNPNEYRRQTTLKDKRVP